Proteins encoded within one genomic window of Candidatus Pseudothioglobus singularis PS1:
- a CDS encoding F0F1 ATP synthase subunit B: MNINLTLIGQTIMFAMFVWFCMKFVWPPLVEAMAARKKAIEDGLKAAELGKEEHALAQKNAEDLIESSKTQAAEIIANADKQASVMIDNAKGTASEEADKIKAHAKSELDQEVVKARNELKDQVSTLVMQGVNSVLDKEVDSKTHKDMLSKLSQSL; encoded by the coding sequence ATGAATATTAACCTTACGCTAATTGGGCAAACAATTATGTTTGCCATGTTTGTCTGGTTTTGCATGAAGTTTGTTTGGCCTCCATTAGTTGAGGCTATGGCAGCTCGAAAAAAAGCGATCGAAGATGGACTTAAGGCAGCAGAGCTTGGAAAAGAAGAGCATGCTTTAGCCCAGAAAAATGCAGAAGATTTAATCGAAAGCTCGAAAACTCAGGCAGCTGAAATTATTGCAAATGCTGACAAGCAAGCTAGTGTGATGATAGATAACGCTAAGGGTACAGCATCTGAAGAGGCTGATAAGATTAAGGCACATGCTAAATCTGAACTTGACCAAGAGGTTGTGAAAGCACGTAATGAGCTTAAAGACCAAGTTTCAACTTTGGTTATGCAAGGTGTAAATTCAGTCTTGGATAAAGAAGTTGACTCTAAAACGCACAAAGATATGCTTTCAAAGCTTTCTCAATCACTATAG
- a CDS encoding F0F1 ATP synthase subunit delta has protein sequence MELSTIAKPYAQAIFEIAVQNNSVTEWSQLLSATTLVMADANTKAFIASPSKSKDQKFDLISTLVGRVTSKDLSKQETAFINLILNNDRSAAISSISNAFEAAVSNSNKSKNFKVISAFELSEAEQNAILEDLTNKHKTTVSVETEIDLTLKGGVIIKEGDKVIDTSVKAKVDALSVSLSVN, from the coding sequence ATGGAATTATCAACAATTGCAAAGCCATACGCTCAAGCGATTTTTGAAATTGCTGTGCAAAATAATTCTGTCACAGAATGGAGTCAGCTTTTGTCAGCTACCACTTTGGTCATGGCCGATGCTAATACAAAAGCTTTTATTGCATCTCCTAGTAAAAGTAAGGATCAAAAATTTGATTTGATTTCTACTTTAGTTGGAAGAGTAACTTCAAAGGATCTCAGCAAGCAAGAAACTGCCTTTATTAATTTGATTCTTAATAATGATCGTTCAGCTGCAATTAGTAGTATATCGAATGCTTTTGAGGCTGCTGTATCTAATTCTAACAAGAGCAAAAATTTCAAAGTAATTAGTGCTTTTGAGTTAAGTGAAGCAGAACAAAATGCAATATTAGAAGATTTGACAAATAAACACAAAACAACCGTATCAGTTGAAACTGAAATTGATTTGACCCTTAAAGGTGGTGTCATTATCAAGGAAGGTGATAAGGTAATTGATACTTCAGTTAAGGCAAAAGTAGATGCTCTAAGCGTCTCTTTGTCTGTAAATTAA
- the atpA gene encoding F0F1 ATP synthase subunit alpha gives MQLNASEISDLIKKEIEGFDFSAEARTEGTVISVSDGIVRIHGLADAQFGEMLEFPGNTFGLALNLEQDSVGAVILGDYLHISEGDTVKCTNRIMEVPVGNELLGRVVNPLGEDLEGKGEIKASASRPIEVVAPGVIDRQSVDQPIQTGIKAIDAMVPIGRGQRELIIGDRQTGKTAVAIDAIINQKDTGVKCIYVAIGQKASSIAAVVRKLEEHGALAHTIIVSASASDSAALQYIAPYAGCAMGEYFMERGEDALIVYDDLTKQAWAYRQVSLLLKRPPGREAYPGDVFYLHSRLLERASRVNADYVEKVTNGEVKGKTGSLTALPIIETQAGDVSAFVPTNVISITDGQIFLETDLFNSGIRPAINAGLSVSRVGGAAQTKAVKKLGGSIRLDLAQYRELAAFAQFASDLDAETKAQIDRGIRVTELMKQAQYSPLNVAETATSLFAANSGALDDVEANKVVAFEAALLAYMNTSQKDLMDSINESGDYNDDIAEKLQAAIDDFKANNTW, from the coding sequence ATGCAATTAAACGCTTCTGAAATCAGTGATTTAATTAAAAAAGAAATAGAGGGCTTTGATTTTTCAGCAGAAGCTCGAACAGAGGGCACAGTAATTAGTGTGAGTGATGGAATTGTTCGTATTCATGGCTTAGCCGATGCTCAGTTTGGAGAGATGCTAGAGTTCCCTGGAAATACTTTTGGTTTAGCGCTTAACTTAGAGCAAGATTCAGTTGGTGCAGTTATACTAGGTGACTATCTTCATATTTCAGAAGGCGACACTGTGAAGTGTACAAACCGTATCATGGAAGTCCCAGTGGGAAATGAACTTCTTGGACGAGTTGTTAATCCTCTTGGAGAAGATTTAGAGGGCAAGGGTGAAATTAAAGCTAGTGCAAGCCGACCAATTGAGGTTGTTGCTCCTGGAGTAATTGACAGGCAGTCAGTTGATCAGCCTATCCAAACTGGTATTAAAGCTATTGATGCAATGGTGCCAATTGGGCGTGGTCAGCGTGAACTAATTATTGGTGACCGTCAAACTGGAAAAACTGCTGTAGCTATTGACGCGATTATCAATCAAAAAGATACAGGTGTTAAGTGTATTTATGTTGCGATTGGACAAAAAGCATCATCAATTGCTGCTGTTGTTCGTAAGCTTGAAGAGCATGGCGCTTTAGCCCATACAATTATTGTATCTGCTTCAGCTTCTGACTCTGCAGCGCTTCAGTATATTGCCCCTTACGCTGGTTGTGCGATGGGTGAATATTTCATGGAACGTGGAGAGGATGCGTTAATTGTTTATGATGACTTAACAAAGCAGGCCTGGGCTTATCGTCAGGTTTCACTTCTTCTGAAGAGACCACCAGGGCGTGAAGCATATCCAGGTGATGTATTCTATCTACACTCACGTTTACTCGAGAGAGCTTCAAGAGTTAACGCTGATTATGTTGAAAAGGTAACAAATGGAGAGGTTAAGGGTAAGACGGGTTCTTTGACTGCTCTTCCTATCATTGAAACTCAAGCTGGTGACGTATCAGCTTTTGTTCCAACAAATGTAATTTCAATTACTGATGGTCAAATCTTCTTAGAGACAGATTTATTTAACTCAGGTATTCGTCCTGCGATTAATGCCGGTCTTTCAGTATCAAGAGTGGGCGGTGCAGCACAAACTAAAGCTGTTAAGAAGCTAGGAGGTAGTATTCGTCTTGACCTAGCACAGTATCGTGAATTGGCCGCTTTTGCTCAGTTTGCATCTGATCTAGATGCTGAGACTAAAGCTCAGATCGATCGAGGAATCCGTGTAACAGAGCTAATGAAGCAAGCGCAATACTCACCATTAAATGTTGCTGAAACTGCAACTTCACTTTTTGCTGCTAACTCAGGAGCACTTGATGATGTTGAGGCAAATAAAGTCGTGGCATTCGAGGCGGCACTTTTGGCATATATGAATACAAGTCAGAAAGATTTGATGGATTCTATTAACGAGTCTGGTGACTACAATGATGATATTGCGGAAAAACTTCAGGCAGCGATTGATGACTTTAAAGCTAATAATACTTGGTAG